Below is a genomic region from Aureimonas sp. AU20.
CTCCTTATCTATTGGCGGCCTCGAAGTTCCAGCTTCGGGGCCGTTCGCTTTTTAGATCCTACTGCGGCGGCCAAATTCTTAACGCTCCAAGGAGTCGCGTTAACATCTCCATTTGGCGGATGCTCGCTGACAGAGTCAAACGAAAGCCGGTCTTCAGCCGCGCACGGCCCCCAGGAGGCGTGCCAAGAAGCCGTTTCGATCTCCCTGTTCGTCCCTTGCCGGCGCGGCCGTGACCGGCCTCTCATGCGTGATAGCGAGCCTCTGTGCCTGTTCGCGCCAATGTTCGCGCTCCTGCCGTAGCTCGGTCGCACGCTCCCGCTCCGTTGCCAGCAACGTTTCAAGATGTCCGACCGTGAGACGAAGCGTAATCGCCTCCTGTAACGCCTTGGCATCCATATCGGCGTAACCAGACCCCGTTTCGGATCGCATCGCCGTTTCAGCGGGCGGCGTTTCCCGCGTTGCGGCGAGGTAGCGGTCGAGTTCCGACGGCTCGATCCGGAAGGTCCCGTCGTCGAGACGCGTGGCCGAGAT
It encodes:
- a CDS encoding helix-turn-helix domain-containing protein, with the protein product MSYTLATAAEVAGKTKPTIWRAVKSGKISATRLDDGTFRIEPSELDRYLAATRETPPAETAMRSETGSGYADMDAKALQEAITLRLTVGHLETLLATERERATELRQEREHWREQAQRLAITHERPVTAAPARDEQGDRNGFLARLLGAVRG